From Bradyrhizobium sp. sBnM-33:
GCTGCCCCCCTTAGCGCTGGGATCGTTCTTTTTGTTTGCCGCCCGGCACAGGGCCTTCAGGGCACGTTGGCCGCGAGGATTGGATTCAGGGGAGGGATTTGTTTCGGGAGGACGTCCCAGCCCTTGCTGCCGGATCGGGGAGGAGCTCCGGACGTATCCCTCCGGTGAAGGCCGCCTTGTAGGCTGAGGGCGAACGTCGGAAGCCCTAGGGATAGGCCGCCGGCACCCTGTCACTGCTGCCGCGCGCCGCAGCGTGTTAGGAACCATTCAAAGCCTTATGATGAGAATTCCGCCTTGCCCGCCGTTCCTGCCCGCATCCTGCCGACGATCGTCATCTCGCAGTTCGCCGCGACATCGCTGTGGTTCGCCGGCAATGCGGTGATACCCGACCTGCAGCGCAGCGCCGGCTTGCCGGCGTCCGCCGTCGGCGACATCACGATCGCCGTGCAGCTCGGCTTCATCGCCGGCACGCTGGTCTTCGCCTGGCTAGCGATCGCCGACCGCTACTCGCCGCGTATCATCTTCTTCCTTTCCACGCTCGCCGGGGCGGCGGCCAATGCCGCGACGCTGGCGAGCGGCGGCGAGTTCTTGCCCCTGCTCGCGGCGCGGTTCGCAACCGGCTTCTTTCTCGCCGGCATGTATCCCGTAGGCATGAAGATCGCGTCGGGCTGGTGCGACCGCGACCTCGGGCTCGCGCTCGGCTGGCTGGTCGGGGCGTTGGTGCTCGGAACGGCGCTTCCCCATCTCATCCGCGGCCTGGGCGGCGATCTGCCCTGGCAGGGCGTGATCCTGTCGGTCTCGGCGGTATCGATCGCCGGCGGTCTGGCAATGTTTCTTCTCGTGCCAGACGGGCCGCATCTCAGAGCGGGCGCGAAGTTCGACCCGGCCGCATTCGCGACGATCTTCCGCTCGGCCGAATTCCGGGCGTCGGCCTTCGGCTATTTCGGCCATATGTGGGAGCTCTACGCCTTCTACGCGTTCCTGCCGGTGCTGCTGGCGGCGCGCCTCGGCAGCGACGCCGCGACGGTTTCGGTGTGGAGCTTCGCGGCGATCGCCACCGGCTTTCTCGGCTGCATGGTCGGCGGCTACCTTTCGCGGGGGATCGGCAGCGCGCGCGTTGCCTATATGCAATTGTCGGCGTCCGGCCTGTGCTGCCTCGTCTCGCCGCTGGCGTTCCTGGCACCCTTGCCGGTGTTCCTCGCCTTCCTGTTGTTCTGGGGCGTGGTCGTTGCCGGCGACTCGCCGCAATTCTCCACGCTCAACGCCCGTTTCGCCCCACCGAGTCTCGTCGGCTCGGCGCTGACGATCGCCAATTGCATCGGCTTCTCGATTACGATCGTTTCGATCGCGCTGCTTGCCTGGCTGATCGAAGCCGCCGGACCGCAGCATGTTTTCCTGATGCTGGTGCCCGGGCCGGTGCTCGGGCTGGCGGCGTTGAGGGGGCTGGCCGTGAAGCCGGCATAAGGAACGACCGCGGCGGCGTTGAGATTACGGTGACAGTGCACTTAATCCGGCCGAGGATTTGCTCGCGTAACGCATTTAAGCACTCTCACCGTAATTACAGCAATGGACATGGTGCCTATTGGACCAAGGCCATTGCCGAGGCCGACGACTTCGATGAGGCCAACGGCAAGACGATCCTGACATTCTTCGAGGCGCAGGACGTCGCGAAGAAATTAGCGAACGGCGAGGACGGCGACTTCGCGCCGATCGGTCTCGGCATCATCGGCCGGTGTCGTCGCCAAGGTGCAGCGCCAGCGTCTGGCTCCGCGCACCGGCCACAACGTCGGAAGCAAGTAGGGGCATCGACGCTACCGCCTAACTACTTGCGTAGCGTGGGGGGTGGTGTTGTGGTCGATCATGGTGGTCCTTACGTTATACCAAGTCCCAAAGCGTACGCCCCAGTAGAGCAGGTACTTCTGAACCCAGCCGACATTGAGGAGCTCCATGGCTTCGAAGAAAATTCGGTCGGCATGGTCGCGCGTCGGTGCTTCAGGATGGGGATTGTTGAGCGCGATTCGGTAGCACAGGTAGTCATGAACGACGCCCGCGCGGCTCCAGCTTGCCCAAACTGGTAGGATCGACCACAGCAATCGTGGAATGGATGGACCGTCTGTGACGAAGCCCTTCGAAACGAGGATGACGCGACCGGAGCCGCGGCCTCCGACCTCATAGATGAGGGGCTCTGCCAAGCGCCATAAGCGCCAGCCATGCGTATCGTTACCGGAGAGATGCGTAATCGTCAGTTCGCTCGTGAATGCGCCCACAGCTCTTCCTCCCCTTCCTCGAATAAGCGATCCCGTCAGTTGATGATGCGAGGACGTTAAGGGAGATCAGCTCCTCAGACTGTGATGGGCGTCACTAAGGGAATTACGGTGACAGTGCACTCAATTGCACTTCGCCTGCGGCGATTAAGTGCACTGTCACCGTAATTCTTGTCACCGTAATTCTGGGTCACCTGATCGAATCGTCCGACTGTGGGATAGCTCATACAAGAACGCGCCGGATGCATGGGACAGTCTGGCAAACAGACTGCTTCCCCGCGCGACGGCTTCGGGATGAGTGTGGGTGTGATTTGACTTTCAATCAGGAGGTGTGTCGTGGTGAAAAGGTGCATTTGGCTGATCTCCCTGCTCCCGTTTTTTGCATTCCAGATCGCGCCGGCCGGCGCGGCGTGTCGCTGGTCTCCTGAACTCAAGGAGCAGGTTTGCTCAAGGACCAGTGACGGGCCGGGCGAAGCATATGTTGACGCGAGAGCGAAATCGTCGGGATACGCGGCCGTCGCAGTGGACGGACGCGGCGGATGGGGCGCGTCGCTGGGCCAGCCCACATCGCGCACCGCAGGGGCGGACGCCGTAAACCGCTGTGGCGGCAATTGCCGCGTCGTCATGAGCGGTCGCGGCCGATGTGTCGCGTTCGCCGACAGCTCGAGCAACGGATATTGGTATGGCCACGCCTACGGCGAGAACATGGGAGCCGTTCGGAGGATTGCCATGCAGGGCTGTTCGGCTGGAGGGCCGGCGGGCACGTGCCGCATCAAGCACGTAAATTGCATCTAGCTGCCGCTGATTTGCCTGATGACGCCCAGCAATGGATTAGCCTAATTGCGAACTCGCGCCTCGCGCGTTGTAGTTCGGTTGTGTCTCAGTTTGAATTTTTTGGGAGGCCGCTTCGCCGGAAGTGCTCCACGGCACCATCAATTTGAACCCAATCATGTTTCGACTGTTCGAAAACCGATATGACGGGGGCTGGGTATTTTGGTTCTGCCATCGCGCCGACTGCAACGGCGATCACGCGGGCAGATTGCTGAGTTTCCAGTAGACTGTTGAGCCGCACTGTGGACAAAAATAGTTATGGATTTTCCCGCCGCTTGCGGCGGCGTGCGTGAACTCCTTTGAGGTTCCTGAGATGGTGACAACATCAGCGTGGTAATAAGCGCCTACACCGAACGGCGCGCCGGTTCGGCGTTGGCAGTCGATGCAGTGACAAGCAACGACTAGCCTGGATGGTTCTTTTGGAAGCGAGAGCGTGACTGCACCGCAGCTGCATCGAGCGTCAGCCATTCGAATTATCCTCCAATTGCTTCTGAGCAAGCAAAGCTTACCGCGAACGGACGACGGGGGTCATCCGAGTGATGACGGTGGGACGCATCAGAATTACGGTGATAGTGCATTTATAATTCTGCCCTTCTCGCCGTGCGAATTAGCTGTCTTGCCCTGCGCGTTCAGGGCAATTTATTGAACCAGATCGAGCTGATGCTAGCGGTCCAGCCTCCCCCGAAAAAATATTCCGCTTCCACCTTCGGGCAAATCACCGCTATCACTTCGCGCGTCCACCCCGGCAAGAGGGGCGTATCGCGATCGTCACGGACGCGGGGTGGATGCGGTGGACGCAGCGGCGTCGGGCGCGATCGTGGT
This genomic window contains:
- a CDS encoding DUF1353 domain-containing protein, which encodes MGAFTSELTITHLSGNDTHGWRLWRLAEPLIYEVGGRGSGRVILVSKGFVTDGPSIPRLLWSILPVWASWSRAGVVHDYLCYRIALNNPHPEAPTRDHADRIFFEAMELLNVGWVQKYLLYWGVRFGTWYNVRTTMIDHNTTPHATQVVRR
- a CDS encoding MFS transporter; its protein translation is MPAVPARILPTIVISQFAATSLWFAGNAVIPDLQRSAGLPASAVGDITIAVQLGFIAGTLVFAWLAIADRYSPRIIFFLSTLAGAAANAATLASGGEFLPLLAARFATGFFLAGMYPVGMKIASGWCDRDLGLALGWLVGALVLGTALPHLIRGLGGDLPWQGVILSVSAVSIAGGLAMFLLVPDGPHLRAGAKFDPAAFATIFRSAEFRASAFGYFGHMWELYAFYAFLPVLLAARLGSDAATVSVWSFAAIATGFLGCMVGGYLSRGIGSARVAYMQLSASGLCCLVSPLAFLAPLPVFLAFLLFWGVVVAGDSPQFSTLNARFAPPSLVGSALTIANCIGFSITIVSIALLAWLIEAAGPQHVFLMLVPGPVLGLAALRGLAVKPA
- a CDS encoding DUF4189 domain-containing protein — encoded protein: MDGRGGWGASLGQPTSRTAGADAVNRCGGNCRVVMSGRGRCVAFADSSSNGYWYGHAYGENMGAVRRIAMQGCSAGGPAGTCRIKHVNCI